One Lysobacter enzymogenes DNA segment encodes these proteins:
- a CDS encoding NTP/NDP exchange transporter: MGEGSPPRSARMSGLRRALARTPPLWWSLLYFFCLLCGYYVLRPVRDAMGASADAATVFPHAWIEFARGHGWELKDFALQVLFTCTFVAMLALQPVYGALVARFPRRALLPLVYGVFIVCLFGFHWAFHAQVPGRGMAFFVWTAIFNLFAVTVFWSYMADVFDDRQARRVYGYIGAGGTAGAVLGPMLTQWLVQPLGVANLLLVSAGFLSVCVLCVVRLRPWAMARERAHGLASGEGAMGGSVWAGLRLVWQRPALRAMAITLFFSVGAATLLYNQQSAIAREFYPSAEAATRYFARIDSAVNLLAILTQLLLTRWLLNRHGVAPALLMPGLILMLGFAALMASPLPMMVAVVQVAQRAGEFALSKPARETLYTRMDRPSRYKGKAVIDTAVFRGTDLAFVWVHKAVALLGTQAVFAAGALAAAGMTAGAWSIVRAQRGLPGAAGPVPSVTEPNPRGAA; the protein is encoded by the coding sequence CTGGGCGAGGGTTCGCCGCCGCGGAGCGCGCGCATGAGCGGCCTGCGTCGCGCCCTGGCCCGGACGCCGCCGTTGTGGTGGTCGCTGCTCTACTTCTTCTGCCTGCTGTGCGGCTACTACGTGCTGCGCCCGGTGCGCGACGCGATGGGCGCCTCGGCCGATGCCGCCACCGTGTTCCCGCACGCCTGGATCGAATTCGCGCGCGGCCACGGCTGGGAGCTCAAGGACTTCGCGCTGCAAGTGCTGTTCACCTGCACCTTCGTGGCGATGCTGGCGCTGCAGCCGGTGTACGGCGCGCTGGTCGCGCGGTTCCCGCGGCGCGCGCTGCTGCCGCTGGTGTACGGCGTCTTCATCGTCTGCCTGTTCGGCTTCCACTGGGCTTTCCATGCGCAGGTGCCGGGCCGCGGCATGGCGTTCTTCGTCTGGACCGCGATCTTCAACCTGTTCGCGGTGACGGTGTTCTGGAGCTACATGGCCGACGTATTCGACGACCGCCAGGCGCGGCGCGTGTACGGCTACATCGGCGCCGGCGGCACCGCCGGCGCGGTGCTCGGGCCGATGCTGACGCAGTGGCTGGTGCAGCCCTTGGGCGTGGCGAACCTGCTGTTGGTCTCGGCCGGGTTCCTGTCGGTGTGCGTGTTGTGCGTGGTGCGCTTGCGGCCGTGGGCGATGGCGCGCGAGCGCGCGCACGGGCTGGCCAGCGGCGAGGGCGCGATGGGCGGTTCGGTGTGGGCCGGCCTGCGCCTGGTGTGGCAGCGGCCGGCGCTGCGGGCGATGGCGATCACCCTGTTTTTCAGCGTCGGCGCGGCGACCTTGCTGTACAACCAGCAGTCGGCGATCGCGCGCGAGTTCTATCCCAGCGCCGAAGCCGCCACGCGCTACTTCGCCCGCATCGACAGCGCGGTCAATCTGCTGGCGATCCTGACCCAACTGCTGCTCACGCGCTGGCTGCTCAATCGCCACGGCGTCGCGCCGGCGCTGCTGATGCCGGGGCTGATCCTGATGCTGGGCTTCGCCGCGCTGATGGCCTCGCCGCTGCCGATGATGGTTGCGGTGGTGCAGGTCGCGCAGCGCGCCGGCGAATTCGCCCTGTCCAAGCCGGCGCGCGAGACGCTGTACACGCGCATGGATCGGCCTTCGCGCTACAAGGGCAAGGCGGTGATCGACACCGCGGTGTTCCGCGGCACCGACCTGGCCTTCGTCTGGGTGCATAAGGCGGTGGCCTTGCTCGGCACCCAGGCGGTGTTCGCCGCCGGCGCGCTCGCCGCCGCCGGCATGACCGCCGGCGCGTGGAGCATCGTGCGCGCGCAGCGCGGGCTGCCCGGCGCGGCCGGTCCCGTTCCTTCCGTTACCGAACCCAACCCACGAGGTGCCGCATGA
- a CDS encoding SDR family oxidoreductase, with the protein MTIDRRDFLAAGAAAASLLALPGGALAAAKPQPLKLLVLGGTGFLGPHFVEAARKRGHTLTLFNRGKTNPDKFSGEDYRDIEQLHGDRKTDLSALEGERKWDAVLDTSAYIPADVTRSAKLLAPKVRQYLLVSTISVYAKNDVPSEETSPLAVLSDPNVTEVTGETYGGLKALCEKAAEAELPGRTTVVRPGLIVGPGDNSDRFTYWPARAERGGEILAPGSAQDPTQFIDVRDLAAFLLACIERGHVGIYNADAEPGALTMGALLRESQKAAGKKSTLTWAPADFLEAQKVAPWSDMPVWIPARGEYTGFGRTSVRKARAAGLSYRPLRDTVRDTLAWWRKLPDERRAKPKAGLSAQRESEVLAAWHAQENKGG; encoded by the coding sequence ATGACCATCGATCGCCGCGATTTCCTCGCCGCCGGCGCGGCTGCCGCGAGCCTGCTCGCGCTGCCCGGCGGCGCGCTCGCCGCCGCCAAGCCGCAACCGCTGAAACTGCTGGTGCTCGGCGGCACCGGTTTCCTCGGCCCGCATTTCGTCGAGGCGGCGCGCAAGCGCGGGCACACGCTGACCTTGTTCAACCGCGGCAAGACCAACCCGGACAAGTTCTCCGGTGAGGACTACCGCGACATCGAACAACTGCACGGCGACCGCAAGACCGATCTTTCGGCGCTGGAAGGCGAGCGCAAGTGGGATGCGGTGCTGGATACCTCCGCCTACATTCCCGCCGACGTGACCCGCTCGGCGAAGTTGCTCGCGCCGAAGGTCAGGCAATATCTCTTGGTCTCGACCATTTCGGTCTACGCCAAGAACGACGTGCCGTCCGAGGAGACCTCGCCGCTGGCGGTGCTGTCCGATCCCAACGTCACCGAAGTCACCGGCGAGACCTACGGCGGCCTCAAGGCCTTGTGCGAGAAGGCGGCCGAGGCAGAACTGCCGGGCCGCACGACCGTGGTGCGGCCGGGGCTGATCGTCGGTCCGGGCGACAACAGCGACCGTTTCACCTACTGGCCGGCGCGCGCCGAGCGCGGCGGCGAGATCCTCGCGCCCGGCAGCGCCCAGGACCCGACCCAGTTCATCGACGTGCGCGACCTCGCCGCGTTCCTGCTGGCGTGCATCGAGCGCGGCCACGTCGGCATCTACAACGCCGACGCCGAGCCGGGCGCGCTGACCATGGGCGCGCTGCTGCGCGAATCGCAGAAGGCCGCAGGCAAGAAGTCGACGCTGACCTGGGCGCCGGCCGATTTCCTCGAAGCGCAGAAAGTGGCGCCGTGGAGCGACATGCCAGTGTGGATTCCCGCGCGCGGCGAATATACCGGCTTCGGCCGCACCTCGGTGCGCAAGGCGCGCGCGGCGGGCCTGAGCTACCGGCCGCTGCGCGACACCGTGCGCGACACCCTGGCGTGGTGGCGCAAGCTGCCCGATGAACGCCGGGCCAAGCCCAAGGCAGGCCTGTCGGCGCAGCGCGAAAGCGAGGTGCTGGCGGCGTGGCATGCGCAGGAGAACAAGGGCGGTTGA
- a CDS encoding DUF1304 domain-containing protein, which yields MPWLAVVLTALVAVLHTWFLVLEMFLWTKPLGMKTFRMNPDKAEQTKVLAANQGLYNGFLVAGLVWALVCARQDVATFFLACVVVAGVFGAATVSRRIFYVQAVPAIAALAAWWLL from the coding sequence ATGCCCTGGCTAGCCGTCGTCCTGACCGCCCTGGTCGCCGTGTTGCACACCTGGTTCCTGGTCCTGGAAATGTTCCTGTGGACCAAGCCGCTGGGCATGAAGACTTTCCGCATGAACCCGGACAAGGCCGAGCAGACCAAGGTGCTGGCGGCCAACCAGGGCCTGTACAACGGCTTTCTGGTCGCCGGCCTGGTGTGGGCGCTGGTGTGCGCGCGCCAGGACGTGGCGACGTTCTTCCTGGCCTGCGTGGTGGTCGCCGGCGTGTTCGGCGCGGCGACCGTCAGCCGCCGGATCTTCTATGTGCAGGCGGTGCCGGCGATCGCTGCGTTGGCGGCGTGGTGGTTGCTGTAA
- a CDS encoding MFS transporter produces MLLPLILLSAAGFTVLTTEFILVGLLPSLSRDLGVSVSQAGLLVTLFAFAVAASGPFLTAYFARFERKRLFIVVLLLFAASNVVAAMAPNLGVMAFARLIPALGVPVFWALASETAVDIAGQDRAGKAISMISFGVICATVIGVPTGTLIADAFGWRAAFVALAVASLLKAGMLYAFLPDSRGAQPPKLGEQFRVLRDPRVVGHVLMSVILFAGMFTAYTYLADMFERLAGLNGAVVGWALMAFGAVGLIGNTLGGRIVDRHPLRASLIFSVPLAMGLVLVVPSVQTLPLFAVALALWGITQAALFPVSHVRVMKSAPQAPAFAAALNVSGANLGIGVGAIVGGRVIDAVGVGGVGYAAAALVGLSVVVGFVLMSVGQPAQADAEPECAS; encoded by the coding sequence GTGTTGCTCCCCCTAATCCTGCTCTCGGCCGCCGGTTTCACCGTGCTGACGACCGAATTCATCCTCGTCGGCCTGCTGCCCTCGCTCTCGCGCGACCTCGGCGTGAGCGTGTCGCAGGCCGGCCTGCTGGTGACCTTGTTCGCCTTCGCGGTCGCCGCCAGCGGCCCGTTCCTGACCGCCTATTTCGCCCGCTTCGAACGCAAGCGCCTCTTCATCGTCGTGCTGCTGCTGTTCGCCGCGTCCAACGTGGTCGCGGCGATGGCGCCGAATCTCGGGGTGATGGCGTTCGCGCGCTTGATTCCCGCGCTCGGCGTGCCGGTGTTCTGGGCGCTGGCCAGCGAGACCGCGGTCGACATCGCCGGCCAGGATCGCGCCGGCAAGGCGATCTCGATGATCTCCTTCGGCGTGATCTGCGCCACCGTGATCGGCGTTCCCACCGGCACGTTGATCGCCGACGCGTTCGGCTGGCGCGCCGCGTTCGTCGCGCTCGCCGTCGCGTCGTTGCTCAAGGCCGGCATGCTCTACGCCTTCCTGCCCGACAGCCGCGGCGCGCAGCCGCCGAAGCTCGGCGAACAGTTCCGGGTGCTGCGCGATCCGCGCGTGGTCGGCCACGTGCTGATGTCGGTGATCCTGTTCGCCGGCATGTTCACCGCCTACACCTATCTCGCCGATATGTTCGAGCGTCTGGCCGGCCTCAACGGCGCGGTAGTCGGCTGGGCGCTGATGGCCTTCGGCGCGGTCGGCCTGATCGGCAACACCCTGGGCGGGCGCATCGTCGACCGCCACCCGCTGCGCGCCTCGCTGATCTTCAGCGTGCCGTTGGCGATGGGCCTGGTGCTGGTGGTGCCCTCGGTGCAGACCCTGCCGCTGTTCGCCGTCGCGTTGGCGCTGTGGGGCATCACCCAGGCCGCGCTGTTTCCGGTCAGCCACGTGCGGGTGATGAAGTCGGCCCCGCAGGCGCCGGCGTTCGCCGCGGCGCTCAACGTGTCCGGCGCCAACCTCGGCATCGGCGTCGGCGCGATCGTCGGCGGGCGGGTGATCGACGCGGTCGGCGTCGGCGGCGTTGGCTATGCCGCGGCGGCGCTGGTCGGACTGTCGGTGGTGGTCGGATTCGTGCTGATGTCGGTGGGGCAGCCGGCGCAGGCCGATGCCGAACCGGAATGCGCGTCCTGA
- a CDS encoding hotdog fold domain-containing protein, translated as MSANVLALYKKLTRYPAGHWLFSRAVCMKAPYFGSIKPRFESLEPNRCTATIKHRRAVTNHLGTVHAIAMCNLAELTGGVMTDVSIPKSMRWIPIGMQVEYLKKAVGTLRAVATPAAPIVESDAPYDLPVNVEIANPAGEPVFRARIAMRVSPKPQRN; from the coding sequence ATGAGCGCCAACGTCCTCGCCCTCTACAAAAAACTCACCCGCTACCCCGCCGGGCACTGGCTGTTCTCGCGCGCGGTCTGCATGAAAGCGCCCTACTTCGGCAGCATCAAGCCGCGCTTCGAATCGCTGGAACCCAACCGCTGCACCGCGACGATCAAACACCGCCGCGCCGTCACCAACCACCTCGGCACCGTCCACGCCATCGCCATGTGCAACCTCGCCGAACTCACCGGCGGGGTGATGACCGACGTCAGCATTCCCAAGTCGATGCGCTGGATTCCGATCGGCATGCAGGTCGAGTACCTGAAGAAAGCCGTCGGCACCCTGCGCGCCGTCGCGACGCCGGCCGCGCCCATCGTCGAGTCCGATGCGCCCTACGACCTGCCGGTAAACGTCGAAATCGCCAACCCCGCCGGCGAACCCGTGTTCCGCGCCCGCATCGCCATGCGCGTTTCGCCCAAGCCCCAACGCAATTAG
- a CDS encoding DUF6053 domain-containing protein, whose protein sequence is MCRRCRRSLRWRRGGCCNRGGRSGRRHAGPVARPAIVGGPSGPTLFDQVGTKSVGPEGPPTHAERSCNTRAGEPNRRIRNRRLAARRSRTRRRLSRAASSPSPPLHGPGNAPRRVRSGSAGASRRRR, encoded by the coding sequence ATGTGCAGGCGGTGCCGGCGATCGCTGCGTTGGCGGCGTGGTGGTTGCTGTAATCGCGGCGGCCGCTCAGGCCGCCGGCATGCGGGACCTGTAGCACGACCCGCTATTGTGGGAGGGCCTTCAGGCCCGACGCTTTTCGATCAGGTCGGAACGAAAAGCGTCGGGCCTGAAGGCCCTCCCACACACGCCGAGCGTTCCTGCAACACTCGCGCCGGCGAACCGAATCGCCGCATCCGCAACCGGCGCCTCGCCGCGCGCCGGTCGCGAACCCGACGCCGGCTCAGCCGTGCAGCTTCTTCGCCGTCTCCGCCACTTCACGGCCCTGGTAACGCGCCGCGTCGAGTTCGTTCTGGGTCGGCTGGCGCGAGCCGTCGCCGCCGGTGA
- the wrbA gene encoding NAD(P)H:quinone oxidoreductase, with product MAKVLVLYYSAYGHCEKMAEAVAEGAREAGAQVDIKRVPELVPEEVARKSHYKLDQTAPVAQIADLEHYDAIVVGTGTRFGRMSSQMANFLDQAGGLWAKGALHGKVGAAFTSTATQHGGQETTLFSIITNLLHFGMVIVGLNYGYAGQMRLDEVTGGSPYGTTTITGGDGSRQPTQNELDAARYQGREVAETAKKLHG from the coding sequence ATGGCGAAAGTCCTGGTTCTGTATTACTCCGCGTACGGCCACTGCGAAAAGATGGCCGAAGCCGTCGCCGAAGGCGCGCGCGAAGCCGGCGCGCAGGTCGACATCAAGCGCGTACCCGAGCTGGTGCCCGAAGAGGTCGCGCGCAAGTCGCACTACAAGCTCGATCAGACCGCGCCGGTCGCGCAGATCGCCGATCTGGAGCATTACGACGCCATCGTCGTCGGCACCGGCACGCGTTTCGGCCGGATGTCCTCGCAGATGGCCAACTTCCTCGACCAGGCCGGCGGGCTGTGGGCCAAGGGCGCGCTGCACGGCAAGGTCGGCGCGGCGTTCACCTCCACCGCGACCCAACACGGCGGCCAGGAAACCACGTTGTTCTCGATCATCACCAACCTGCTGCACTTCGGCATGGTGATCGTCGGCCTGAACTACGGCTATGCCGGGCAGATGCGCCTGGACGAGGTCACCGGCGGCTCGCCGTACGGCACCACCACCATCACCGGCGGCGACGGCTCGCGCCAGCCGACCCAGAACGAACTCGACGCGGCGCGTTACCAGGGCCGTGAAGTGGCGGAGACGGCGAAGAAGCTGCACGGCTGA
- a CDS encoding metallophosphoesterase yields MSPRGWRPWPRNPWLQRLFVGATLVVLGCLAWGFFWEPRQLVERDYDFALPHWSRECEGLRLDVVADLHTGSPHNGLDKLDQIVARLIASDAPAVLMAGDYVILSVLGGTYISADQLAPHLKPLTARKPVYAVLGNHDWWKDGGKVRAALESAGVVVLEDQARKVELGRCTLWIVGIGDKWETRHDIAGAFAGVSDDAPAIALTHNPDLFPEIPPRASLTIAGHTHGGQVQLPWLGTPVVPAQMRYAGGYLVEDGKSLFVSTGIGTSILPVRFGVPPEISRLTLRAAAREPVRH; encoded by the coding sequence GTGAGCCCGCGCGGCTGGCGGCCGTGGCCGCGCAACCCGTGGCTGCAGCGCCTGTTCGTCGGCGCGACGCTGGTCGTGCTGGGCTGCCTGGCCTGGGGCTTCTTCTGGGAACCGCGGCAACTGGTGGAACGCGATTACGACTTCGCCCTGCCGCACTGGTCGCGCGAGTGCGAAGGCCTGCGCCTGGACGTGGTCGCCGACCTGCACACCGGCTCGCCGCACAACGGCCTGGACAAGCTCGACCAGATCGTCGCCCGGCTGATCGCCAGCGACGCGCCGGCGGTGCTGATGGCCGGCGACTACGTGATCCTCAGCGTGCTCGGCGGAACCTACATCTCCGCCGACCAGTTGGCGCCGCACCTCAAGCCGCTGACCGCGCGCAAGCCGGTGTACGCGGTGCTCGGCAACCACGACTGGTGGAAGGACGGCGGCAAGGTCCGCGCCGCGCTGGAATCGGCCGGCGTGGTGGTGCTGGAAGACCAGGCGCGCAAGGTCGAACTGGGGCGCTGCACACTGTGGATCGTCGGCATCGGCGACAAATGGGAAACCCGCCACGACATCGCCGGCGCCTTCGCCGGCGTGAGCGACGACGCTCCGGCGATCGCCCTGACCCACAACCCCGACCTGTTCCCCGAGATCCCGCCGCGCGCGTCGCTGACGATCGCCGGCCACACCCACGGCGGCCAGGTGCAACTGCCGTGGCTGGGCACCCCGGTGGTGCCGGCGCAGATGCGCTACGCCGGCGGCTACCTCGTCGAAGACGGCAAGTCGCTGTTCGTGTCCACCGGCATCGGCACCAGCATCCTGCCGGTGCGGTTCGGGGTGCCGCCGGAGATTTCGCGGCTGACCTTGCGCGCGGCGGCGAGGGAGCCGGTGCGGCATTGA